A region of Haloplanus sp. XH21 DNA encodes the following proteins:
- the icd gene encoding isocitrate dehydrogenase (NADP(+)), protein MSYEQVEVPADGERITADAETGELDVPSNPIIPIIHGDGIGTDVGPAAQKVLDAAAEATGRSISWMRLYAGESARERYDENLPDDTVEAIREFRVAIKGPLTTPVGSGFRSLNVALRKKLDLYANVRPTYHLDGVPSPVTSPEKMDMVNFRENTEDVYAGIEWEAGTDEVEKVREFIEEEMGFDETIHDGPVGIGIKPISEFGTKRLVRRAIDYAIEDGRDSVTLVHKGNIMKFTEAAFRDWGYEVATEEYGDEVITEDELWEEYDGDAPDGVVVIKDRIADNMLQQLLTRTEQYDVLAMPNLNGDYLSDAAGAQIGGLGIAPGANLGDGRVLAEPVHGSAPKYAGEDKVNPTAMILSGRIMLEQLGWDDAADLVRDAVEETISAGTVTYDLHRQIEGGTKLATSEYADAVVETIHDLS, encoded by the coding sequence ATGAGCTACGAGCAAGTCGAGGTCCCCGCGGACGGCGAGCGCATCACCGCCGACGCGGAGACCGGCGAACTCGACGTACCGTCGAATCCCATCATTCCGATCATCCACGGCGACGGCATCGGGACGGACGTCGGCCCGGCCGCCCAGAAAGTGCTCGACGCCGCCGCCGAAGCGACGGGGCGTTCGATCAGTTGGATGCGGCTCTACGCCGGCGAATCCGCCCGCGAGCGCTATGACGAGAACCTGCCCGACGACACCGTCGAGGCCATCCGCGAGTTCCGCGTCGCCATCAAGGGACCGCTCACGACGCCCGTCGGCTCCGGCTTCCGCTCGCTGAACGTCGCGCTGCGGAAGAAACTCGACCTCTACGCCAACGTCCGGCCGACCTACCACCTCGACGGCGTCCCCTCACCCGTCACGTCGCCGGAGAAGATGGATATGGTCAACTTCCGGGAGAACACCGAGGACGTGTACGCCGGCATCGAGTGGGAGGCCGGCACCGACGAAGTCGAGAAGGTCCGCGAGTTCATCGAGGAGGAGATGGGCTTCGACGAGACGATTCACGACGGCCCCGTCGGCATCGGTATCAAGCCCATCTCGGAGTTCGGCACCAAGCGTCTGGTTCGGCGCGCCATCGACTACGCCATCGAGGACGGCCGCGACTCGGTGACGCTCGTCCACAAGGGCAACATCATGAAGTTCACCGAGGCGGCCTTCCGTGACTGGGGCTACGAAGTCGCGACGGAGGAGTACGGGGACGAGGTCATCACCGAGGACGAACTCTGGGAGGAGTACGACGGCGACGCGCCGGACGGCGTGGTGGTCATCAAGGACCGTATCGCCGACAACATGCTCCAGCAGCTTCTGACCCGCACCGAGCAGTACGACGTGCTGGCGATGCCCAACCTGAACGGCGACTACCTCTCGGACGCCGCGGGCGCACAGATCGGCGGTCTGGGTATCGCGCCGGGCGCCAACCTCGGCGACGGCCGCGTTCTCGCGGAACCCGTCCACGGGTCCGCACCGAAGTACGCCGGCGAGGACAAGGTCAACCCCACCGCGATGATCCTCTCCGGCCGCATCATGCTCGAACAGCTCGGCTGGGACGACGCGGCCGACCTCGTCCGCGACGCCGTCGAGGAGACCATCTCCGCGGGCACGGTCACCTACGACCTCCACCGGCAGATCGAAGGCGGCACCAAACTCGCCACGAGCGAGTACGCCGACGCCGTGGTCGAGACCATCCACGACCTGTCGTAG
- a CDS encoding adenylate kinase, which produces MSQPHVLLLGAPGAGKGTQSERLAEAFDIEHVTTGDALRANKDMDLSHMDTEYDTPRAYMEAGELVPDEVVNEIVKTALEEADGYVLDGYPRNLDQAEYLSDITDLDAVIFLDVSEDELVDRLTGRRVCDDCGANYHVEFNPPETEGVCDKCGGDLIQRDDDTEDTVRERLRVYEENTEPVVEHYRDEGVLVEIDGEDTPDDVFDAVKSAVEDAAN; this is translated from the coding sequence ATGAGCCAGCCACACGTGTTGTTGCTCGGTGCACCGGGAGCGGGCAAAGGAACCCAGAGCGAGCGGCTCGCCGAGGCGTTCGACATCGAACACGTCACCACCGGCGACGCGCTCCGCGCGAACAAGGACATGGACCTGAGCCACATGGACACGGAGTACGACACGCCGCGGGCGTACATGGAAGCGGGCGAACTCGTCCCCGACGAAGTCGTCAACGAGATCGTGAAGACGGCGCTGGAGGAGGCCGACGGCTACGTCCTCGACGGCTACCCGCGCAACCTCGACCAGGCGGAGTATCTGTCCGACATCACCGACCTCGACGCCGTCATCTTCCTCGACGTGAGCGAGGACGAACTCGTCGACCGCCTCACCGGGCGGCGGGTGTGTGACGACTGTGGCGCCAACTACCACGTCGAGTTCAACCCGCCGGAGACGGAGGGCGTCTGCGACAAATGCGGCGGCGACCTGATCCAGCGCGACGACGACACCGAGGACACCGTCCGCGAGCGACTCCGCGTGTACGAGGAGAACACCGAGCCAGTCGTCGAGCATTACCGCGACGAGGGCGTCCTCGTCGAAATCGACGGCGAGGACACGCCGGACGACGTGTTCGACGCCGTCAAGTCGGCCGTCGAAGATGCGGCGAACTGA